The DNA region agtatctatctatctatctatcaagaGATAAATGTCCTCTTGGAACTCAAGTTTCAGATAGGGTGTGCTATATTACCGTCAATTACATTTCTGAATGGTTCATTACATCACAACCTCTCAAATGTAAACATAGTTAAATCTACTAATGTTCCTCAATCGATTTTGCATTATTATTCACATTATTATTCACTGTCTATCCAATGTAAATGGTTTAGATGCCTTGTGGCGAGAAAAGGGGAAGTATATTTCCGGACAGGAAGGTTGCCACTATACGCCCTCTTCCAAGTATGCCATAGCGTTCCATGGTGCTGTCTGTCTTATTGGAGTTTTACAGCATATGAAGAGTTAACACACTGTTACAATTCCCCCATCTCCAACTCATCATGTTGGAGCGCTGAGTTACAGTAAATGACTTTTCAGGTTTAGCTTAAGGCATTCCTGAGCCCCAGGTGTGCACTCAGTCATGCAGTGATTCTCCCGGCCTCTCTTGAGTTTACTGCTGGCTTGAGTTTCactgtttcagtgtgtggttTTACTCAGGAATGCTGGACGGATTCGCTGAAAGTTGTAACTCGTATCATAGTTGAGGATGTATGTTTAGTACACAGTAAATGTAATTCCTACTTTTACGAGGCACCGACCTCTGCATTTGACAACAAACCATTGTCTTTCTGAGTTGAGTTCCCCTTTTTAAATTCAGGTAGAGAAGTTAAAAAATCTTGTGCAATTGCCAGTAGAACATTGACTGCAATGCATCCATTTTAGTGGATTTTAGTCAAATACATCTGCACAAATTGTTTTCTTCATGCACATCTCTTAACTCACATTTTCTAAACAGATTTTTACTCTTCTCTCTTGGCACAGGCAGTGTTATTGTCCACTCAGAATGATGCAAAACTgctgtcttttctctttcctcaGGCCCTTTAGGTTCAGTCCTCATGAAGTCCTCAGTGACTGAGAGGACCTGCTGCCTCCCCTtggagaggagtgagtgagtgagcgatcTCCAGATCTCTAACTTCCCGTGTCCCCCTTGCGACGAGCGTGATGGCTTACCTGGCCCACACGGCCCATCTGCAATTCCTGGGCCTGCTACTGGGCATCCTGGGCTGGATCCTGATCATGTGCAGCGCCGGCGTGAACGAGTGGCGTTTGTGGTACGTGTCCGATAAGTCGGTCATCACCTCCGGGGTGGCCTGGGTGGGCGTGTGGCGCGCCTGCTTCTACTCTCACATCATGAGCACGGCAGAGTACTGCCAAGCCCTGGCCATCACAGACTCCTTCCTCCCTGCGGACATCGTACTGGCTCAGGTTCTCATTATGATGGCCGTGGTTACGGGCATTATCGGGAACCTCACGGCTGGCTATGGGATGAGGAAGGTCTACTTTGGGCTGGGGAGGCGCCGGACCATAAACTTGACCTTCTGGTCCGCGGGGGGGATGTACCTGTTCACGGCCACATGCTCCCTTGTGCCTTTGTTCATGAACACAGTGGCGGTGCTGAACAACGACACCATCGCCTTCCCACCGGAGTATTACTTCCCTCCGGCCCCAACGAGCCAGGGCATTGGCTCAGGAATCGGGCTTGGCATCGGGGCCTCTTTCCTGGTTGCCTTCAGCGGACTGCTCTTCCTTGTCTACAGGTACCCCAAGAAGGACCAGCAGCCCAATGCTGAGGTCAGCACGGAGGGTAACGGCTACCTTGTTGACTCAAAGCCTTGGTCGTCTGTGGGCCTAAGGTCTATCACTGAGGGCAGAGAAGAGATCAGTGCCAATGAGGGGGAGGACAACCCAGCCTTTGAACTAGAAGAAAACTGATCTTCACCATCAACTCCAGGTAGCAATGGAGAACCTGAGTGGTTCTCAGGCTGAGAAATTGGACACTTACTTTATAAAAGCTGTGAATGCTAAACAGTCCCACCTCTTATTTTGCAACAGTGCTACACTAGGACTTTAGATGTGAAAGATTGCTGCACATTGCCTGCCTGCACAGATTTATTATGACTTTTGAATAGATCAGTACATTCTCAGCTCTCCaacacgttacatttcattCTCTGATAGTGTTCAATCCAGAACTAATTTCCTCTgctcaaatgtatttatttcatgAAGATATTTCAAAACAGTCAAGTTCATAACACAAATTAAAGGGAAATTAAATTCACTCGGGGATGAATTATATGAGTCTATTGTTTGTCTATGGATCTCATTATTTTTGGGGATATACTAGTTTGGAATTACTGTGGAATTTGATATTGTTTATTGATAAATAAATATGGCTGTTTAGTTTGGAATTTATCCACTAAATCATTTTTTTGTGCTTTCATGCAATCTGCAATCAGCTTTCATTCTTGATTCAGTAAAGTGTCCGTTTCTAGTCTGGACAACACCGCTGAGGCTCAGTCATTCTCCCTCACAGCACACCAGATAAACTTTACAGTTGTCAGCGCTAGTATGGGTGATATAATCTTTAAGAGAGATGGGGTCCAGCGTTAGGTAAGGTGAGCACAATTACCCAAGTGCCCCATGCTGGCCATGGCCTGCCCCGCTGGGGAGCCTAATGAAGTCTGCCAGGGCCTCCCTGAGCGATGTCGGCTCTTATTAGGGATTTTTGTCCTCCGCTGGCCCTCATTGACTCCTGTTTTCAGGCGTGCCAAAATGTAATCTTATcaaaattaaatattaatttcGACAGCAATCTCTGTGAGAAGTACATGATTTGCTGTTGTTACAAAACCGCCTAATCCCCCTGGATCATACAAtaaggggaaattatttcttgccaattaaaattgattttatatcCAGTGGGGAATTGGCATGCTGCTGCGCCGACAGCACAGTGTTCTTTGAAATAAATCTCATCAGGGTGTTTGTCCCATTATAAATAATGTTTTACATCCCACTATTTTGTATTGTAATAGTGGCAATTAAAGTTCCGATTTCTATAGTTCATAAATCATGGTGCATTCTAATAGCTGTGGTTTGGGGACCTATTAGTGGCAATTAGACAAAAGCCAATTCAAACCAATCAACCAACAAATCATGagagtctttttctctctgccctGTCATCAGGGCTTCTTCTAAAACCGAAATTGTATAGTTTCATTGTCCAAACGTGAAACCTAGAGACAGACAGTAGGCATGGACTGAGgcatcccctcctcctccctctctgcctggcTTGGGGCCTCTCTCACGGGCCTGAGGTATTTTACTCCCGTGACTCGCCGAGTGGAGGCTGTTGTTGGCAGAGCGGTGAGGCCTGTCGTCGTGATGCTCTCGGGGTGGAACGGAGCCTCCCATCACAACTTGTGATTGTTGCCCAATGAGAGgtcagagtctctctctctctctctctctctctctctctctctctctctctctctctctctgcaccggGGGTGGCAAGGGCTCAGAACAAAAGAGCCTGTTGAGCCCATCCTGCTCAGCTCCACTGCAGAGTGGATGGACCTGCCAGGCTCGGCATTGACGTCAGTACTACTATGATGTGGTACGGCTCAAATTAAGGCTGACGACTGCCACTTCAGGGGAACCTGGAAAGTTCTGACATAGgaagacatatatatatatatgctccACCAACCAAAACACTCACCATAAGGAGGTCTGAGCAAGAATAGTGACGTTGGAgctgaacagagagaaagagaaacatccGTTCAGTCACACTGCATAAactctctctcctgttttcATCTTTGTTTTATCATTCATTGTGAAACAGTATGGGCAGTatggtatggtgtggtgtggtgtagtgaaTGATTCACTGCAATTCTACCTCTCACTCATTATTCCAACTACAAAGATAAGTCAAAAGAGGGCCAAGGGTTAAATCAATTTTTATCTTGGTTAGCTCAGCAACTTCTTATCCATTCAGATATAATATATCAGTAATGAGAAGACAGTACAGTAATCATCGTTGTGGTATAGACTATGGCTCATGGCATTCGAGGCTGTGGTGAAGAGTGTCTCCTGGTAATCGTGGTTGTGGTGCAGTTTATGTATCACTTATTTATTCCCAGGAATTTAAATGGGGGGTAAAACACTTCTGATATACCACATTATTACTTGCTTGCTAGTAATTGCTAAATAGCATTTGATATTTTTTACTTAATATGCTAAGGGTTGCCTTTCCATGTTTGTGAAATGTCAAGCCGTAAACTTGCATGGGAAGATTAGGATGCAATTACGATGGCCTCTTGAGATATTGAGAAaactttttcactttcttacCAGTAGATCATAGTGTAACAATTGGGAGATAGGAAGATGTATATCTGAAAATAACCTTCACATCACCGCACTCTCAGAGATCGAGTTTATGACTGTCATTTACTTTTGTTGATCATTAACCTTAAGCAACAACGTGGACTGTTATGCCTTTTTATAAACACCATAATAATAGCAACATGGAAAGTATATATTTAGTGCACACATATATGAAACTCATACAAAGATGCACACATAGGCCTAGACACAACACATGATCCTTGTGTGGAATAGAGAGTGGAAGGGATGGAATGAACTAGGAGCTTGATCGGAATGCTGAGGATATGTGTGGAGCGTGACCATTAGACCTTGGGCAGGAGCCAAACACACATTATTAATGTCTTTTTTGGCATCTTTGGCAAAGACATGCCACTCTGGCATGGCAGGCAGGCCTTACCACTTCCTCCCTGCCAGCTTATCTGTCAATAGGCCCCTGAGGCCCTCACCATGGCCACCCACTTCACCTCCGGGCTTGAAACCGCCATTGTGATAATATCTCCGattctaattatgttttatGCTAAAGCACACGAAGACATACTTGGTGGGTGGACTGTCATCATGCTGATTTGCTAACTTTGTGATTGCTCTTTAATTGCCCAGTTGACAAGAATTAAAGAGAAACATTTTATTGCTAGTAGTTTATTTTGTTTGAGATGAAACAGATCAGCACTCCGGTCACTGACTGAAGAGAATGACATTGATCACAATGGAATGTGTCAGATTTATGCGATATCATCTCATATTGTGCCCTCAGATGCTCCTCTATAATGTGTTTACAGTTACCTTAATGGGGATGGAACCGTGCCATTTCCCATACACAGTCTTCAGTCACTGTCAACTAGCTCTCTCAGACCCCCAAGCAGCCAGGCACGGAGTCGTAATCACACAACGAATACATAAACACCATTTGGGGTAATCATACTTGCTGCGATGCGGCTGTTCCTATCAGCAGGAAGCCGGCCGGGTGCGTCCTAATGGCTCATCTGGTCGAGTGGCGTCAGTAGGTCTTCAAGACACACGGGGGACGTCACCGGTTGGCCAGAGCTCGTCGTTTTGGTTCCCAGTTTTAGTGGCATCTGTCCTCCATGTCTTTTGGTTTGGTGGGTCATTACATAATGTTTAATTATCTTGAATGGTCAAGTCAAATCAAGGAGCCAAAAGCATTTAGGCTTTCCATAGACATAATTGACCATGTTCAGGCACGTGGTGATGCTGTTTAAAGAGCTTTACCCAAGCCCTCAAATTGTTTATACATTAGAAATTTCCACATATTAACAGACACATGTGTAATGTACCTTATACTTACATCGCTACTTCTATAACATTATGTGAAACAAGATGGTCGAAGAGATAGCCTACATACCCTATGAAAACAAAAGATAACAACAATTCTTTCAGAGTGCACTATTTAAACTTTATACAAGAGTGCGTAAACTagaatacaataaaaaaaaaagaatacaatGACCATATCATCCATGTCCCTTGGAGTAAGAGAGACCGACACAAGgggggaagagaaaagagaaaaggaaataGCCATATAACCCTCTGACCTTGGCAGGtttgtgtaattattttaaggAGAAGGTGGAGGGGCAGTCTGTCCTGCATTCTTCACAGGACGTGCTGCTCGTTAGAGCGATCGTTAAATGCAGCTTATCCTGGTGACTGACATGGGAGAAATCAGAGGCAATTAGGCTCAGGACAGGAGTTTTTCAAAACACCGCAAGGACACTTTTAAATGACTGTTTGGCTGCTTCCTTGATATGGACTTCCCTGCCATGAAGGCTTATATTTAATTAGACCTGATATAAATCtcaaaaatgttgaaaatgtaaattagctatttgtttacatttttttcctGAAGGTTCCATTTAGGTGTTATACACATCAAACCTTTCATGGAAAATGTATGAGGTTGGCGTGAATGTGCAAAGTCAAATTATTCTGGAGAGCCAGAGAAATTATATTGTAGTAACAGCTTGCTAGTAGGAGTTAGATCTACTTAAAATCCACTTAAAGTTAAGTTGTCCAGTTGTATTTGACATGGAGAGGTTGCTCTCCTTCACCAACCTTAGAGTGTATGCAAATGTAAGGTGTTGAAGCTTAATAATACCACACCCTACACTGAGAAGAGAGCTTTTGAGCAAACAGATGTCTCAGAATCATATTAAAAGTCCATATTCAAATTAAGCTGTGAACTCTTTATAAACCACGACTACACATTGTAGTTTTTTCCAccacttagtgtgtgtgtgtgtgtatgtatgtgtgtttgtgtgtgtgtgtgtgtgtgtgagtgtgtgtttgtgtgtttgtgtgcttgtttaaGTGTGTAAAATGTCTGTGTGGTTTCTGTAGCTCTAGTTGGCCTATGTGTCCAAATAACTGTACAATAATTATAATTTACATAAGAGATACATACAGTAATCATAAAGTCATATTTCTTCAATGGATGTTTCATTCTGATGTTCTTCTATCTCATTAAATTTCTCAACTGCTACACAGTGCAACACAGTAGATtatatgtataatgtataaCATTATGTCAAGAAAGTCTCCTATCGTCAGATTCAATAAAAGTATGTTGGCAGTCTAAGAAAACAAAAGTTCATTATTAAACTCACAGGTCATAagaataaaaaaagcaaaatatGAGGATCTTTGTACAgcaaatgaaataataacatGTTTGAGCTGGTGCGTGAACTACTGAGTATATACTGCCGCTCAATATGATAACATACATATTTGTCTATGAATGACTGAATTTTACTGAATGAAGCGCATGCAGAGTGAGTTAAAAAAAGAATTATTACCTGACACAAAGAAGACCAGTTGAAACATTAACAACCAAAAATAAAGGTGTTGTCCTCAGAATACTGAGCAGAAATGATCAGCAACTATTCCAATTTCTTTGATTTAAAATAACAACTGTGATCTGAACTCATTTAAACTGAAAATGTTTGCCAGTATTTAGTCTTTCAGCTCAATAAAAACTTCATACTGGATCCAGGCTGAAGggtccctccacccctctccccaTGCACTGGGCTCGGAGCTGGAGTGGCTTAGACATACTCGGAATGCTTCCTAGGTGAGCTGTGGATAGTCCTGACCTCTTGTCTGCGGTGGTGCTGCGTGAATCTCGCCTGGCCTCGGTTCGATCCTGGGCAGGACGTGATGAACAGCACCCCTGCGATCACATGCAGGAATCCAGCCACCCATCCGATGAAGATGGCGTCGCCAAATTCCCAGCGCGGGATCACCTCAGGCACCCGCTCATCAAAGAACTTCACCACGGTCGTGTGCGCTGCCACTGACACGGGCACTAGCCCCACCACGCCGGACACCACGCACAACGTCCCGGCGATGATCTTCAGCGCTCGCTTGGCACAGTGGCCTTCCTCGCCCTGGCAGCTCTTTATTTGGCTCAGGCCGGGCACGGCCACCAGCAGCCCCAGCAGGCTGGTGCTCAGAGACAGGCACATGAGGATGCGAGCCATCTGGATCTCGGGCTGCAGGCCCAGGATGGTGTCATATGGCCGGCACTCCAGACCGCCCATCTCCTGGACCACGCACGTCTCCCACAGGCCCTGCTCGAAGCTCTCCGTGGGCAGCAGCTCGGTGGAGAGCGTCAGCCACTGGGGCAGGAGCATGGTGGCCAGGGAGCAGAACCAGGCCGCGGAGCCCACCAGCATGCCCAGCAGCTCCAGGGCGCAGATGCACGGGTTGCCCATGGTCTCcgtgtggtggtagtggtggccCCTTCAGTGGACGACTCTCGACGCTGTTTTCCTCCTCACCCAGGTAGGACCTTGAGAGACCTCTCCTCTGGGCTTTTGAAGAAGGGAAAAACACTGAGAGGggatgaaagaaaagaagagaggacaaaaaaaagaaagagagggagagagagagagagagaaagtaccGATTTGAAAAATAGGGCTTTAGTGCTCGCCTCAGCTCCCCTCACTGTCTGTCAGGCGTCTCCAAGAGAGCAGATCTTCATCTTGAGTGgcgagaagaaggaggagaaggaggaggaggaggaggagaaggaggaggaggaggaggtggtgacgATTGAAGAGGaataggaggaggaagaggtggaggagagggaggaggtaaGCAACATTTTGACATTATACACTCTGCCCTCTGTtgcggggggtggggtgtgggatGAGGGCTTTGCTTGGCCAACCAGTGCTTTGCTTACTCACACCCCCCTCCTTGCTGAACCTCTCCGAACACTCCGTCGGCCACACGGGACGTCATTAAAGTGTAGACAGGATGTTATTAAAATGCAGATTGTTGTCATTACAAGAGTCAGGGATTGTGCATAGTTTCCCTCCCccttgtttgcatgtttgtcatTTCTGTTCACTGTCTCTTGTTAaagggggtggggaggaggagggggaggggggctgagATTATTTTGCTTGTTGCACTTCATTCTAAAAAAATAAAGCTAAGAGtggagttgagagagagagtgagagtgagagaaaggagagagagagtgagagagagagagagcttttccAGTGACTGCGTGTTAAATAGGCCTCCTAAGGAGAGCATGCCAAATTTGCAATGTGCATCACACCAAGGAGTCTTTGATGCTTGCTTACCACAGTGAAGCACATGCTTTATTTGATTCAGTGGTTAATTTCAAACAGGACTCTTAGGAAATATGATGCTCTGTAACTTCAGATTggcaaacacataaacaagcaGTCATTGTTACAATTTTGTGATTATTTTTGTAAGATTTGTGTTACAGCAATCTTGCCACTGTCCTTGCCTTTAACAATTACCATTTGCTATAAATTTTGCCTCCAGAAGCAATAATCCAACACAATAGTACTGAAACAAAGCATAGTAATTGAGACTACCATAATGAAAACACCACACTACAGCTCATAAGATTTGCTTTGATAATGGGAGGGAATGTTTGTCCTACCTTTCATGTGAAGTGGCAACACTCTGCTGCTGGGAATGGGGGTTATTTGGAAGCATGTGATTGAGGAGCTTGTGGAAACAAAAGTATGTATTGTGCATGTGAGATGCAATGTCTGACAGTAGGAGGCTGCGGATTAAATTATTGGTATGAAAAAATGTCCTCTAAcatgcaaactctctctctctcacacacacacacacacacatacacacatacacattattcCCTCTAACTCATTAttatcaacatcatcatcacattTGTTCTTATAAAATGCTGTCAGATACCTTGAACATTTATTCAtacttttatacacacacacattcaccataACTATTAATGTACACTGCGTcactaaaatgtatttattaatcATTATGCAACAGTCATATTGTCTGGAAACCTATAAAAGTCATCTAGTCAGGTAAGTACTAAGTATGTTTTTATGGAGCCAAATTCTCAGACAACTATGGCAGTAAATAACACTAAGCATTTCTTTGCGTGTCAACAAATCTCTTATATGTATGGCCATCCATCATAGGACTAACAAGAGATTAAATAGGAACAATGCAACCTGGTGTTACTGTGCAAAATGTGTGCAAATTGGCACCATTGAAATGTCACTGGCGATCAGGTCAGGAGATTAGCAATGGGTCAGAAACATCGATCTTTCCTTAACTGAATCTGCCTGGTATTTTGCTGTTTCAAAGGAAAATCTAAACAACTATGTGTAGTCATGTTGGAACAGTTAAATTAGCTTGCTTTGAGGCTTGCCTTTTCTCCCACAGAATCGGCTGTAATGAATGGTTTAACTGCAAGAGATTTACAGCAGCTCACTGATATTATAAGCTTACAGTG from Alosa alosa isolate M-15738 ecotype Scorff River chromosome 9, AALO_Geno_1.1, whole genome shotgun sequence includes:
- the cldn34a gene encoding claudin-34, with protein sequence MAYLAHTAHLQFLGLLLGILGWILIMCSAGVNEWRLWYVSDKSVITSGVAWVGVWRACFYSHIMSTAEYCQALAITDSFLPADIVLAQVLIMMAVVTGIIGNLTAGYGMRKVYFGLGRRRTINLTFWSAGGMYLFTATCSLVPLFMNTVAVLNNDTIAFPPEYYFPPAPTSQGIGSGIGLGIGASFLVAFSGLLFLVYRYPKKDQQPNAEVSTEGNGYLVDSKPWSSVGLRSITEGREEISANEGEDNPAFELEEN
- the cldn33b gene encoding putative claudin-24; the protein is MGNPCICALELLGMLVGSAAWFCSLATMLLPQWLTLSTELLPTESFEQGLWETCVVQEMGGLECRPYDTILGLQPEIQMARILMCLSLSTSLLGLLVAVPGLSQIKSCQGEEGHCAKRALKIIAGTLCVVSGVVGLVPVSVAAHTTVVKFFDERVPEVIPRWEFGDAIFIGWVAGFLHVIAGVLFITSCPGSNRGQARFTQHHRRQEVRTIHSSPRKHSEYV